A region from the Simiduia sp. 21SJ11W-1 genome encodes:
- the pheS gene encoding phenylalanine--tRNA ligase subunit alpha, with the protein MENLVALTEEALELVAKADDLAALDYVRVEYLGKKGKITALLKSLGKLSAEERPAAGAEINKAKARVQEKLSARKDALEAAAINARLASETIDVTLSGRGQQAGGMHPVTRTLERISQIFKQAGYQVEEGPEVEDDYHNFEALNIPSHHPARAMHDTFYVDETHVLRTHTSPVQVRTMENQEPPIRVICPGRVYRCDSDITHTPMFHQVEGLVVDKRISFADLKGTVDQFLKAFFEADVPVRFRPSYFPFTEPSAEVDIQCTQCGGKGCRVCKNTGWLEVMGCGMVHPNVFTASKVDPNTYSGFAFGMGVERLAMLRYGVNDLRLFFENDLKFLRQF; encoded by the coding sequence ATGGAAAACCTGGTCGCGCTCACAGAAGAAGCGCTGGAACTGGTTGCCAAAGCCGATGACCTCGCAGCGTTAGATTACGTGCGGGTAGAGTACCTGGGCAAAAAAGGCAAAATTACCGCGCTGTTGAAAAGCCTGGGTAAATTAAGCGCAGAAGAGCGCCCAGCCGCCGGTGCTGAAATCAACAAAGCCAAGGCCCGCGTGCAGGAAAAGTTATCGGCTCGTAAAGATGCGCTGGAGGCAGCCGCCATTAATGCGCGCCTTGCCAGCGAAACCATAGATGTCACCTTAAGTGGCCGCGGCCAGCAGGCCGGTGGAATGCACCCGGTTACACGAACGCTCGAGCGTATTAGCCAAATTTTTAAGCAAGCCGGTTATCAGGTGGAAGAGGGGCCAGAAGTAGAAGACGACTACCACAACTTCGAGGCACTCAACATTCCTTCGCACCACCCGGCTCGCGCCATGCACGATACCTTCTACGTGGATGAAACCCACGTGCTGCGCACGCACACTTCACCTGTGCAAGTGCGCACCATGGAAAACCAAGAGCCGCCCATCCGCGTGATTTGCCCGGGGCGGGTGTACCGTTGTGATTCAGACATCACTCACACGCCTATGTTTCACCAGGTAGAAGGCCTGGTGGTAGATAAACGCATAAGCTTCGCCGATTTAAAAGGCACGGTAGATCAATTTTTAAAGGCATTTTTCGAAGCCGATGTGCCCGTGCGTTTTAGGCCTTCGTATTTTCCGTTCACCGAGCCTTCAGCCGAGGTAGACATTCAGTGCACCCAGTGCGGTGGCAAAGGCTGCAGGGTGTGCAAGAACACTGGCTGGCTTGAGGTAATGGGCTGCGGCATGGTGCACCCCAATGTGTTTACCGCAAGCAAGGTAGACCCAAATACCTATTCAGGCTTTGCATTTGGTATGGGCGTAGAGCGCCTGGCAATGCTGCGCTATGGCGTAAACGATTTGCGCTTGTTTTTCGAGAATGATCTTAAGTTTCTCCGCCAGTTTTAA